Proteins from a genomic interval of Rhodococcus rhodochrous:
- a CDS encoding transketolase family protein, protein MTTTAPKLKTSAMIASFVDPGQRTTAAPFGHALVAAAQEDDRIVGLSADLAKYTDMHIFAEAFPDRFFQMGMAEQLLFGAAAGMAETGLIPFASTYSVFAARRAYDFLCLDIAEPNLNVNIVGGLPGLTTGYGPSHQATEDIAIFRGMPNLTIVDPCDSIDIEQAVPQLAASEGPTYLRLLRGKVATVLDEYDYRFELGKAKVLRGGNDVVFVTSGLMTMRALQAADVLATHHVDVGVVHTPTIKPFDAATVLAEIDTDRLAVTLENHTVVGGLFETVAAAVVGAGLGKRVVPIGLPDRFLDAGALPTLHDRYGLSTERVVARVLDELG, encoded by the coding sequence ATGACCACCACCGCTCCCAAGCTCAAGACCTCGGCGATGATCGCCTCCTTCGTCGACCCGGGGCAGCGGACCACCGCCGCACCGTTCGGTCACGCGCTGGTCGCGGCGGCCCAGGAGGACGACCGGATCGTCGGCCTGTCCGCCGATCTCGCGAAGTACACCGACATGCACATCTTCGCCGAGGCGTTCCCGGACCGGTTCTTCCAGATGGGCATGGCCGAGCAGTTGCTTTTCGGCGCCGCGGCGGGCATGGCCGAGACCGGCCTGATCCCGTTCGCATCGACCTACTCGGTGTTCGCCGCCCGCCGGGCCTACGACTTCCTGTGCCTGGACATCGCCGAGCCGAACCTCAACGTCAACATCGTCGGCGGACTCCCCGGCCTGACCACCGGATACGGACCCAGCCACCAGGCCACCGAGGACATCGCCATCTTCCGCGGCATGCCCAACCTGACGATCGTCGATCCGTGCGACTCGATCGACATCGAACAGGCCGTGCCGCAGCTCGCCGCGAGTGAGGGGCCCACCTATCTCCGCTTGCTGCGGGGCAAGGTCGCCACCGTCCTCGACGAGTACGACTACCGCTTCGAACTCGGCAAGGCGAAGGTGCTGCGCGGCGGGAACGACGTCGTCTTCGTTACCAGCGGGCTGATGACCATGCGGGCGTTGCAGGCGGCGGACGTGCTGGCCACCCACCATGTGGACGTCGGGGTGGTCCACACGCCCACCATCAAGCCGTTCGATGCGGCGACGGTACTGGCGGAGATCGACACCGACCGGCTGGCGGTCACCCTCGAGAACCACACCGTCGTGGGTGGGCTGTTCGAAACCGTCGCTGCGGCGGTCGTGGGGGCGGGTCTGGGAAAAAGGGTCGTCCCCATCGGTCTGCCCGACCGGTTCCTCGATGCCGGCGCGCTTCCGACCCTCCACGACCGGTACGGATTGAGCACCGAGCGGGTGGTCGCGCGGGTGCTCGACGAGCTCGGCTGA
- a CDS encoding winged helix-turn-helix transcriptional regulator — protein sequence MSDTAYHDLLAVAAHRELLGQILDKWSLSVLTELCEAPRRFNELRRAVPEVTQKSLTTTLRRLERNGIVERRVVNTRPVAVEYRITPLGKTVREPIDALLLWASTNLPRIEEARRGFDGDADE from the coding sequence ATGTCGGATACCGCTTACCACGATCTGCTCGCCGTCGCCGCCCACCGGGAACTGTTGGGACAGATCCTCGACAAGTGGTCCCTGAGCGTGCTCACCGAATTGTGCGAGGCGCCGCGTCGCTTCAACGAACTGCGGCGCGCGGTTCCCGAGGTCACGCAGAAATCCCTGACGACCACGCTGCGCAGACTCGAACGCAACGGAATCGTCGAACGTCGAGTGGTGAACACCCGTCCCGTCGCGGTCGAATACCGCATCACCCCGCTGGGGAAGACGGTGCGCGAACCGATCGACGCTCTGTTGCTGTGGGCGTCGACTAACCTCCCTCGCATCGAGGAAGCACGGCGCGGATTCGACGGTGATGCCGACGAGTGA
- a CDS encoding WhiB family transcriptional regulator, producing the protein MTTTPFFAPFGSSPDVELQPWQSRADCRLIDPSIFFPPDDESRGMRQRRERTAKRICTSCPVRIPCRDYALETRERHGIWGGTSESDRRRGRPTSDRARTTHTLGMNP; encoded by the coding sequence ATGACAACAACGCCATTCTTCGCCCCATTCGGTAGCAGCCCCGACGTGGAACTGCAGCCGTGGCAGTCGCGCGCCGACTGCCGTCTCATCGATCCCTCGATCTTCTTCCCGCCGGACGACGAATCGCGCGGGATGCGGCAGCGCCGTGAACGGACGGCGAAACGGATCTGCACGTCGTGCCCCGTCCGCATCCCCTGCCGCGACTACGCGCTGGAAACCCGCGAACGTCACGGGATCTGGGGAGGAACATCCGAATCGGACCGCCGCAGGGGAAGACCGACCTCGGACCGCGCTCGGACAACTCACACACTCGGGATGAATCCATAG
- a CDS encoding SDR family NAD(P)-dependent oxidoreductase: MSSIRRTAVVTGATSERGIGLATARRYAEDGWAVVVLDLDGEKSAKVAAEIGSEYSVPSFGHEVDVADEASVQAAHDAVAAEVAAGSLPPVGAVANIAGITSPVPFLETSLELWNKVMAVNATGTYLVTRVFLPGMIENGWGRIVNMSSVSAQRGGGVFGKVPYSSAKAAVLGFTKSLARELGDCGVTVNAVTPGAVDTSIRVGSTPEQEAAICRDVPIGRTATTREVASVITFLSSEDAAYLTGTTVDINGGSHMH; the protein is encoded by the coding sequence ATGTCCTCGATCCGACGCACCGCAGTCGTCACCGGAGCGACCTCCGAGCGCGGCATCGGCCTCGCCACCGCCCGTCGCTACGCCGAGGACGGCTGGGCCGTCGTCGTCCTCGATCTGGACGGTGAGAAATCCGCCAAGGTCGCCGCCGAGATCGGCAGCGAGTACTCCGTCCCGTCCTTCGGACACGAGGTCGACGTGGCCGACGAGGCGTCGGTACAGGCAGCGCACGATGCCGTCGCCGCGGAAGTCGCCGCGGGAAGCCTCCCGCCCGTCGGAGCGGTCGCGAACATCGCCGGCATCACCTCGCCGGTGCCGTTCCTCGAAACGAGCCTCGAACTGTGGAACAAGGTGATGGCCGTCAACGCCACCGGCACCTATCTCGTCACCCGGGTATTCCTGCCGGGCATGATCGAGAACGGATGGGGACGCATCGTGAACATGTCGTCGGTCTCCGCCCAGCGTGGCGGCGGTGTCTTCGGCAAGGTCCCCTACTCGTCGGCGAAGGCCGCGGTCCTCGGATTCACCAAGTCCCTCGCCCGCGAGCTCGGCGACTGCGGCGTCACCGTCAACGCGGTCACCCCCGGCGCGGTCGACACCAGCATCCGCGTCGGCAGCACCCCGGAGCAGGAGGCCGCCATCTGCCGCGACGTTCCCATCGGACGCACCGCCACCACCCGTGAGGTGGCCTCGGTCATCACGTTCCTGTCGTCGGAGGACGCTGCCTACCTGACCGGTACGACCGTCGACATCAACGGCGGCAGCCACATGCACTGA
- a CDS encoding GlsB/YeaQ/YmgE family stress response membrane protein, which translates to MLIIGIILFGLLVGAAAQLIVGRSGTGIDWTLAFVAGVGGSFVGGLLISLLAGDGLELRPSGIIGSLAGAIIVTAAWSAWKARSRQA; encoded by the coding sequence ATGTTGATCATCGGAATCATTCTGTTCGGACTGCTCGTCGGCGCGGCGGCACAGCTCATCGTGGGCAGGTCCGGAACCGGGATCGACTGGACGCTCGCGTTCGTCGCGGGCGTAGGGGGTTCGTTCGTCGGTGGTCTGCTCATCAGCCTTCTCGCAGGTGACGGACTCGAACTGCGTCCCAGCGGGATCATCGGCTCCCTCGCCGGCGCGATCATCGTGACCGCCGCCTGGTCGGCCTGGAAGGCACGGTCGCGTCAGGCCTAG
- a CDS encoding Zn-ribbon domain-containing OB-fold protein: MAPHATQNCMTILRCGSCTTLLAPEAARCSSCGGENLESASCSGTGSIVSWKVVEPLDVGAQDDSSVTLAIVELDDGPWLYSKIEGSFPECADARVRVAFRSTACDDGFPVFGVCAA; this comes from the coding sequence ATGGCGCCCCACGCGACGCAGAACTGCATGACGATCCTGCGCTGCGGGAGTTGTACGACGCTTCTCGCTCCCGAGGCAGCGCGCTGCTCCTCCTGCGGCGGCGAGAACCTCGAGTCCGCCAGCTGCTCCGGCACCGGCTCGATCGTGTCCTGGAAGGTCGTCGAGCCGCTCGATGTCGGCGCGCAGGACGACAGCTCGGTCACCCTCGCGATCGTCGAACTCGACGACGGGCCGTGGCTCTACTCGAAGATCGAAGGATCGTTCCCCGAATGCGCCGACGCCCGAGTTCGGGTGGCGTTCCGGTCCACTGCGTGCGACGACGGGTTCCCGGTCTTCGGGGTCTGTGCGGCCTGA
- a CDS encoding sugar phosphate isomerase/epimerase family protein: protein MVPITFQEVLVFHDRLGCSTISFRHLDLPTALRTIAGLGFTEIDLGALPGVCDHVPFVLDADAVDRVADDVAASGLRVRSVNGDIGDLDAPLTPEEQDRRDHHLDRLLTLTSRIEARALVLPCGHLDDRPIRSLDEDLDTVAAQLERAHVRARDFGVGLWTESLHVHRLCCDISRAARLTARLSPGIGVVMDFSHIVASGGDPIDFVDLFASRITHVHLRDAVPGNIKLSIGNGHADFAGGLAALDARGYTGHFALELETRDITDPERPESASRAARFVTTLIP from the coding sequence GTGGTCCCCATCACCTTCCAGGAGGTTCTCGTGTTCCACGATCGGCTCGGCTGCTCGACGATCAGCTTCCGCCACCTAGACCTGCCCACGGCGCTACGAACCATCGCCGGCCTGGGCTTCACTGAGATCGATCTCGGCGCTCTACCCGGAGTCTGCGATCACGTTCCGTTCGTGCTCGACGCGGACGCCGTCGATCGGGTCGCCGACGACGTGGCAGCCTCGGGCCTGCGCGTCCGTAGCGTCAACGGCGACATCGGTGACCTCGACGCGCCGTTGACCCCCGAAGAACAGGACCGGCGGGATCACCATCTCGACCGGTTGCTGACCCTCACCTCTCGCATCGAGGCACGCGCCCTGGTGCTGCCGTGCGGACACCTCGACGACCGGCCGATACGGTCCCTCGACGAAGACCTCGACACCGTCGCGGCACAACTCGAGCGGGCACACGTGCGGGCCCGGGACTTCGGGGTGGGCCTGTGGACCGAATCCCTCCACGTCCACCGACTGTGCTGCGACATCTCTCGCGCCGCCCGGCTGACAGCACGACTGTCCCCCGGCATCGGCGTGGTGATGGACTTCAGCCACATCGTCGCCTCGGGCGGAGATCCCATCGATTTCGTCGACCTGTTCGCCTCGCGCATCACGCACGTCCACCTCCGGGACGCCGTGCCCGGAAACATCAAGCTCAGCATCGGCAACGGGCACGCCGACTTCGCCGGCGGCCTCGCCGCCCTCGACGCCCGCGGGTACACCGGGCATTTCGCCCTCGAACTCGAGACCCGCGACATCACCGACCCCGAGCGACCCGAAAGTGCCTCTCGGGCAGCTCGATTCGTCACCACCCTTATCCCCTGA
- a CDS encoding transketolase, which translates to MTTTAHPRPDIAPTRNERLAAIDEFAYRLRHNVIDMGQEQGQGYVGQALGAADILATVYGDHLRFRADDPHWDGRDRFLLSTGHYAIGLYAALAEAGIISHDELLTYGSDDSRLPMSGMSTYTPGMEISGGSLGHGLPIAVGMALGLRHQDSPARVFNFLSDGELDEGSTWEAAMSAHHHRLGNLIAMVDINALQADGATRGVLSTEPVHDKWTACGWRTYRVDGNDTAALLDAFDAALAEAAPTGSPAIVLCDTRVGKGVPLLETREKAHFMRIDEDEWQICRDQLTAGHNREDVR; encoded by the coding sequence GTGACCACCACAGCGCATCCCCGTCCCGACATCGCCCCGACCCGGAACGAGCGACTCGCCGCCATCGACGAATTCGCCTACCGACTCCGGCACAACGTGATCGACATGGGCCAGGAACAGGGCCAGGGCTACGTCGGCCAGGCGCTCGGCGCCGCGGACATCCTCGCCACCGTCTACGGAGACCATCTGCGCTTCCGCGCCGACGACCCGCACTGGGACGGCCGCGACCGGTTCCTCCTGTCGACAGGCCACTACGCCATCGGCCTGTACGCGGCGCTCGCGGAGGCGGGGATCATCTCCCACGACGAGTTGCTCACCTACGGCTCGGACGATTCGCGCCTGCCGATGTCGGGCATGTCGACTTATACCCCCGGCATGGAGATCTCCGGCGGCTCGCTCGGCCACGGCCTTCCGATCGCGGTCGGCATGGCACTGGGCCTGCGTCACCAGGATTCGCCGGCACGGGTCTTCAACTTCCTGTCGGACGGCGAACTCGACGAAGGGTCGACCTGGGAAGCGGCCATGAGCGCGCACCACCACCGGCTCGGCAACCTCATTGCGATGGTCGACATCAACGCACTGCAGGCCGACGGCGCCACCCGCGGAGTGCTGAGCACGGAACCGGTCCACGACAAATGGACGGCCTGCGGGTGGCGCACCTACCGGGTCGACGGCAACGACACCGCTGCGCTGCTCGACGCGTTCGATGCGGCCCTCGCCGAGGCCGCCCCGACCGGATCCCCGGCGATCGTCCTGTGCGACACCCGCGTCGGCAAGGGCGTTCCGTTGCTCGAAACCCGGGAGAAGGCGCACTTCATGCGCATCGACGAAGACGAATGGCAGATCTGCCGCGACCAGCTGACCGCCGGCCACAACCGCGAGGACGTCCGATGA
- a CDS encoding MFS transporter, with protein MSTEALKMRGPVEGTKDAKRVAIGSSVGAVIETYDFIGFGTAAALYFGTAFFPSGDPVIGTLAAFATLGVGFAARPLGGILGGHLGDKVGRKPVLVASLIVMGLATFAIGLLPTYGQVGLVAPALLVTVRIIQGLAFGAEWGGAILMSYEHAPWKSKGRYTGIVQAGFPVGLLLANLVFLFSVHLGGDWAWRVPFLASIVLVVVGLIIRSKVPESPVFEDVKDSGEIAASPILDSVKKDWRDILRGIGLRVAETAGYAVSITYMISYLHENGLAGKSETLLALCVASAIGIFATIGWATLTDRIGRRPVYLGVCAFAALFGVPMFLLVNTGTFVLILATVVIAYAVCQNALAGAQGAWFPELFQAARRASGASLAYQISAMVSGFTPFITALLYFAFGWIGPALLFSFYGLVGLVCALVTRETWGPTERRLADQAGRSNSHPSDSPGGPLSGGTAAASSTKEKELL; from the coding sequence ATGAGCACAGAAGCTCTTAAGATGCGAGGTCCCGTCGAGGGCACCAAGGACGCCAAACGCGTCGCGATCGGTTCCTCTGTCGGCGCCGTCATCGAGACCTACGACTTCATCGGCTTCGGCACCGCCGCAGCGTTGTACTTCGGGACGGCCTTCTTCCCCAGCGGTGATCCCGTCATCGGAACCCTCGCCGCCTTCGCCACCCTCGGCGTCGGATTCGCCGCACGACCTCTCGGGGGGATCCTCGGTGGCCACCTCGGAGACAAGGTGGGGCGCAAGCCGGTCCTCGTCGCCTCACTGATCGTCATGGGCCTGGCCACCTTCGCCATCGGCCTGCTTCCGACCTACGGCCAGGTCGGTCTCGTCGCACCGGCGCTGCTGGTGACCGTCCGCATCATCCAGGGACTCGCCTTCGGCGCCGAATGGGGCGGAGCGATCCTGATGAGTTACGAACACGCGCCGTGGAAATCGAAGGGCCGCTATACCGGCATCGTCCAAGCGGGATTCCCCGTCGGGCTGCTGTTGGCCAACCTCGTATTCCTGTTCAGCGTCCACCTCGGTGGCGACTGGGCGTGGCGGGTGCCGTTCCTCGCGAGCATCGTCCTCGTCGTCGTCGGACTGATCATCCGGTCCAAGGTGCCCGAGTCCCCGGTCTTCGAGGACGTCAAGGACAGCGGCGAGATCGCTGCCTCCCCGATCCTGGACTCCGTCAAGAAGGACTGGCGCGACATCCTCCGCGGCATCGGCCTGCGCGTGGCCGAAACCGCCGGCTACGCCGTCTCGATCACCTACATGATCTCCTACCTGCACGAGAACGGCCTCGCCGGGAAATCGGAAACCCTGCTGGCGCTGTGTGTGGCCTCGGCGATCGGCATCTTCGCCACGATCGGCTGGGCCACCCTGACCGACCGTATCGGCCGCCGCCCGGTGTATCTCGGAGTCTGCGCGTTCGCCGCCCTCTTCGGGGTCCCGATGTTCCTCCTGGTCAACACCGGCACGTTCGTGCTGATCCTGGCCACCGTCGTGATCGCGTACGCCGTCTGCCAGAACGCCCTTGCCGGAGCGCAGGGCGCCTGGTTCCCCGAACTGTTCCAGGCAGCCCGCCGCGCCTCGGGCGCATCGCTGGCCTACCAGATCTCGGCGATGGTCTCCGGGTTCACCCCGTTCATCACCGCGCTGCTCTACTTCGCCTTCGGCTGGATCGGCCCGGCCCTGCTCTTCAGCTTCTACGGCCTCGTCGGTCTCGTCTGCGCCCTCGTCACCCGTGAGACCTGGGGACCGACCGAGCGTCGTCTCGCCGATCAGGCCGGCCGGTCGAACTCACACCCTTCCGATAGCCCCGGGGGCCCCCTGTCCGGTGGGACCGCCGCGGCATCGAGCACCAAGGAAAAGGAACTTCTGTGA
- a CDS encoding RidA family protein has product MLPNAPYHHVAVSTGTRQVHLAGQVAHMPDGLPIPTDLAGQVSQALRSVARGLDGAGATFRDVVRLTFYVTDWQPEKIEQFMAGVQTVAQEIDLPDPMPPASLIGVAALYEPAVLVEIDATAILGE; this is encoded by the coding sequence ATGCTGCCGAACGCGCCCTACCACCACGTCGCCGTCTCCACCGGCACACGACAGGTCCACCTCGCCGGACAGGTCGCACACATGCCGGACGGCTTACCGATTCCTACCGACCTGGCCGGTCAGGTGTCTCAGGCACTGCGCAGCGTCGCACGAGGCCTGGACGGAGCCGGCGCAACCTTCCGCGATGTGGTGCGCCTGACCTTCTACGTCACCGACTGGCAACCCGAGAAGATCGAACAGTTCATGGCCGGCGTGCAGACCGTCGCACAGGAGATCGATCTGCCCGATCCGATGCCGCCGGCATCGCTGATCGGTGTCGCGGCACTGTATGAACCCGCGGTGCTCGTGGAGATCGACGCCACTGCGATCCTCGGGGAGTGA